GGTTTAATTTGATCAAAAGTACAAGACGTATATGTAAAAACTAGCTGGAATATTGATCGTCTTGTGCATGCAAATACAGAATTACAGATACCGaattgtacttttttttgtCCTCATTTCTGCCTCCTTTTAATTTGCTTCTTAGCATAGTTACAATATCAATGTGTCTAGAGGTAAATACATATATTAGGCTACATGGGTAACTTTAGGAATACAAGAAAGATGGTTAACTAGTGAAATATAATCTGATTACATAAACGGATCTATATGGAATTCCATGGTTAATTATGTTTTGAAAGTATTAATTGTCCCACATGGAAGGAGACCAATCAATCAACCAATCGAAATGGGCAAACATATACGATCATGTGTACATGGAGTGGGCattcatgtatatataatgaCTAGACATTCTTCTGTGCATATCCATCTTCAATTGGATCAATACCTATTATGCTCAAATAATGTTGTTTGGGATACCATTGTGTGGGCTATCCCTGCACATGCATTCAGCCATTCACATTAATAATTGAATggatgcaatatatatatatatatatatatatatatcgattaTATATAATGGAATGTTGAATGATTTTTTACTTGTGTTTATAGAGTGAAATTAATTTATAGGTAACTAAGAGCGAGCATGAATAATTGTAAATTCCACACTAGTGTTTCGTATTATGGATTGAGTCCAAAGCGAAGGATTGAAGCTTTATATATCAGTTTCCGGCTCACTGCAAAATCACCTTCTCCTCCACTAACTGGCTTCTTGGGCTATGGCTAAGACCCATCCTCCCATGGGTTTGGGTTGTTAtagggctttttttttttgtctatgtCAGTCCAGTTTGTTTTCCCATCAACACTAATGGATTTATGGATTTGTTTCCTTACAACTTTAACAACCATTTGTTGCTATTCGTCCACGTGTTCCCCTACACTTCTTTCCCGCTGAATTCGCGTGAATCAAGAGACAGACTTATCGTTTTCCTTTCCCTAAAACGGAGAGGAGAAAAACAGAGGGAATGGAGAGCGGAGAGAATCGTAAGTAGCGATCGATGGGGATATTGTACGGGATGGTGGCGAGGGGCCAGGTGGTGCTGGCGGAGTTCAGCGCCACCACGTACACCACAGCCGGCGCTGTCGCCAGGCAGATACTTGACAAGTCTTTGCCTGGGAATAGCGACAGCAATTCCTCTTTTTCCCAAGATCGCTACATCTTTCACGTTAAGAGAACCGATGGTCTCACCGTTCTCTGTATGACCGATGACGCCTCTGAAAGTACGTAAACATTCTCTCTCTCCGTCTCTTTGAGTATATGATTTGCCTCGTAACCTTATATTTACAAAAAGTGCGTTGGTGTTGATAGTGCGGTggctatggattgaattgattCCGGGAAGTTTAATGTAATTTTTTGCCCTAAATATGGGAATTGCCTCACCAAGATACCTGGAATGGCGTATATAATGTTATTTTCTCTATTTCTCAAAGCCCCTAGCTCATTGAATCGCTATTTCGTTCCCTTAATTTAGGCTTTAAGTACTGTGTTGCAGGTGAcattttgatttgattcatGAACCCTAGCTTTTTAGGACGTTAAGCACATTTTTTGCAGAATTTAGACTATCAAGATTCAGGATTAATCATCTCAAGTAATGGGATTAGATTAGCAGTTGTTTCACCTTTTGTTTCCGATAACGTATTTGTCAAACAACAGTGTTCTGCTTGAATGGAAAATAAAAGCCACACTAGATGGATGATTCCAGGCTTAGAAGCACGAATTTTACGAATTTTCATGCATGGTTAAGAAAGACTTCAGGAAGTATGTTATCTATTCTATAGACTACATCGCATATGCTCGAAATGAAGGGTGCGAGGGTTTGATTTGTTACAAATAAAAGTTCAACAGCTCTCGTGCATAAGGCTCACACAGTGAACGGGGTCAGAGATTTGCTGGATGTACGTAGAACGtatctccacataatatgtggagatgctatttctaggaattgaacttgtaactTCTAGTTTGCATCCTTGTAACTCTTATCACTGAACGACATGCTCGCATGTAGGCATtcaaaggtaaacaactcttgcGCACAACCTTCCGCAATGGGTGGGGTTGGGACAGGTAGAATGCACGTGGGCCTtaccctacataatatgtgtaGAGACTTGTtataaatatgatgaaaaaaaatGATCACGTCCTCTTGGAATTGTGTGCAGGGAGAACACCTTTTGCATTTCTTGAAGATATTCATCAGAAGTTTGTGAGAACTTACGGTCGTGCCATTCATTCGGCTCCTGCATATGCTATGAATGATGAATTCTCAAGGGTGCTAAGCCAAGAGATGGACCATTATTCAAACGACCCAAATGCCGATAGATTAAACAGATTGAAGGGCGAAATGAGTCAGGTACTTCTGTTTCCTCGCTTCCAATACCATGAAGTTCAATGTTCTTAAATTCTTATAGACTTGCAACTGCGGTTATACAATCAAGTTCTTTCATTTGATCAACCATTTAGTAATAGCCGATTCTATGGCAGACCTCAAGGTAACTGGATGGCTGCTCAACAGTAATTatgaaattggatttaaaaagtATAAATAATCGACGTGCAATGCATGCCAAcactacatacatacatatgtagaTATACACACATTTTCCAAACCTTGCAATAGGAGAGCTTTGTGTGCAACTTGGCTTGTTCTGTTTCACTAAATCCACTACTCTTAGGTGCATAAACAGTCTCTGTACAGCATAGAGTAAGTGTGCATAAATCTGACAATATTTTTTCATAAATCTTACAATGGCATGTCATGAATCACGATGATAGGTGAGGAGTGTGATGATAGACAACATTGAGAAAGTGTTGGAAAGGGGTGAACGCTTGGCGCTGCTAGTAGAGAAAACTTCCACTCTGCAAGGGAATACTCTTCGTTTCAAAAGGCAGGCTCGTCGTTATAAAAATACTGTATGGTGGAGGAATTTCAAGCTCACGTAAGTAAATCAACAGAGCGTCAACACTTTACTGCTAGATCTGATGTTTAAATCTCGCCTGCTGAATGATTCACATTTGAGAATGATTGTTGACAGCCATTGGAGTCCTTATAGCCTATGATTTCATATAACACCACCTTTTAAGCtcatttcttccttcttctaaccaagtttatatttttgttcatttggatTCGTATGATTTAGTTTCTTCTGTTTAAAAGTGTTTAAAAGTGTTATTGTCTATTTACTTGGACTAACTAATGCTAACATTTAAATTTGCAGGTTTGCGTTGATGCTATTCATCTTGGTCGCCATTTATGTTCTGCTCACTTTCACTTGTCATGGTCTCTCACTGCCTAGCTGCTTGAAGTGATATTTATGTACTCTCAAATATCAATCCATTGATCTCTTTTTGGCCCCTGGTAAGAATTTTGAAATTCTTATAGCCCATTACACATCTTTGAGCTGATAATTCGAGCatttatacatatacatacaaggCAAGATAGATTTTTATACATCATGGTGGGTTACAGCCTTCGAAAATCCAGCTATTTTGCATCAGTAAATTGATGGGAATACTAGACCGTGGACCCCCTGCAGCCCATTACAACATGGGCTTAAATTGGCCTGCCAATGTTCACAGCCTtgtcaaaaacatcaaaaccagtAAAATACAAGTAGGGCTACAGAAAAATTTTCGACTTGGAATAATATTGACTTAGTATATACAAAGATTAAATATAGCAGTATAAATTTTTTGTCGGCCGGAATCCAAGGAATTATTGATTTAAAATAAGATAGATAACAAACGGCAACTCTACAGCAAAAATAGTAAGCAACCAAACAGCCATGAAGCTAATCAAAATCATCCACTGTAAGCCAGTCATTTGCCGCATCCTCCGAGTCTTTATCTTCAGAAGTTGAACAGCTCCCTTTCTGCACTTCACGCAAAGCTCCAGACCTTTCATTTAGCTGGACCCAGTCACTTGATCTTGTTGGTGAAGAGCTAGTGCCCTGTACTGGCCTCAGAGCTGATGATCTGGTGGGAAGGTCATTTTCATCGTCTTCCAAATCACTGAACGAGACATCCTCATCATACTCAAGCTTTTTCACAACGTTGATGCCAGTGCCTGAATAAGTAGCTGCTTCTTCTAACCTCTCCCCACTCTTCCCTTGATTATCAATTTCTACCCTTTCAGTCCCACTCACAATTTCTACAAGCTCCTTTTCCTCAGAGTCGATACGTTGCTGACTCTCACCCTCCTCGACAATTTCTACAAGCTCCCTTTCCTC
This genomic window from Tripterygium wilfordii isolate XIE 37 chromosome 9, ASM1340144v1, whole genome shotgun sequence contains:
- the LOC120004796 gene encoding vesicle-associated membrane protein 711-like, translated to MGILYGMVARGQVVLAEFSATTYTTAGAVARQILDKSLPGNSDSNSSFSQDRYIFHVKRTDGLTVLCMTDDASERRTPFAFLEDIHQKFVRTYGRAIHSAPAYAMNDEFSRVLSQEMDHYSNDPNADRLNRLKGEMSQVRSVMIDNIEKVLERGERLALLVEKTSTLQGNTLRFKRQARRYKNTVWWRNFKLTFALMLFILVAIYVLLTFTCHGLSLPSCLK